In a single window of the Esox lucius isolate fEsoLuc1 chromosome 22, fEsoLuc1.pri, whole genome shotgun sequence genome:
- the LOC105022092 gene encoding four and a half LIM domains protein 2 yields MAERYDCNYCKEPLFGKKYVLREENPYCVMCYESLYSNTCEECSKPIGCSSRDLSYQDRHWHEDCFHCIKCSRSLVDKPFSTKDDQMLCTECYANEYSSKCYECQKTIMPGSRKMVYRGNSWHELCFTCQRCQQPIGTKNFINKENYNYCVPCYEKQFAQQCIHCKKPITTGGVTYRDQPWHKDCFLCTGCKAQLSGQRFTSRDEFAYCLACFCNLYTKKCFSCSKPISGLGGSKYISFEERQWHNDCFNCTKCSISLVGRGFLTARDDIMCPECGKDV; encoded by the exons ATGGCAGAGCGCTATGACTGCAATTACTGTAAGGAGCCCCTCTTTGGGAAGAAGTATGTGCTGAGGGAAGAGAACCCCTACTGTGTGATGTGCTACGAGAGCCTGTACTCCAACACCTGTGAAGAGTGCAGCAAGCCCATTGGCTGTAGCAGCAGG GACCTGTCCTACCAAGACCGTCACTGGCACGAAGACTGCTTCCACTGCATCAAGTGCAGCCGCTCGCTGGTGGACAAGCCCTTCTCCACCAAGGACGACCAGATGCTGTGCACTGAGTGCTACGCCAATGAGTACTCATCCAAGTGCTACGAGTGCCAGAAGACCATAATGCCCG GCTCCAGAAAGATGGTGTACAGGGGGAACAGCTGGCACGAGCTCTGCTTCACATGCCAGCGCTGCCAGCAGCCAATTGGCACAaagaatttcatcaacaaggagAACTATAACTATTGTGTTCCCTGCTATGAGAAGCAGTTTGCTCAGCAGTGTATCCACTGCAAAAAG CCAATCACCACTGGCGGGGTGACCTATCGTGACCAGCCCTGGCATAAGGATTGCTTCCTGTGCACTGGGTGTAAGGCGCAGTTGTCGGGCCAGCGGTTCACCTCCCGGGATGAATTTGCATACTGTCTGGCCTGCTTCTGCAACCTGTACACTAAAAAGTGCTTCTCCTGCAGCAAGCCGATCAGTG GTCTGGGTGGAAGCAAGTACATCTCGTTCGAGGAGCGCCAGTGGCACAATGACTGCTTCAACTGCACAAAATGCTCCATCTCCCTGGTGGGAAGAGGCTTCCTGACCGCCCGCGATGACATCATGTGCCCTGAGTGCGGAAAAGATGTCTGA
- the c22h7orf57 gene encoding uncharacterized protein C7orf57 homolog isoform X1 has translation MSAAPNHRRTKPGGMKTGFPGQASSNGVMGPTSQIPGLCQEATTGAPEARTSGRRVGIFESDSDYVKLAKAGGQKGLLWHEDNKEEAGPNKSYNAPDWFSAESQRGSKATSPDGCQGYSKRQPLSAPFGTDDSSGWERESDSFKEKRPSVADASNQMENMSLNQGGYMEVNKYKKTQSDFSMDRSHDKKTAPVSMSKLLSFGYIEDEKKSTNDDDSSSVTSEQTTIAPEDNDLE, from the exons ATGAGTGCTGCGCCCAACCACAGACGGACCAAACCTGGCG GCATGAAGACGGGCTTTCCAGGCCAGGCTTCGTCCAATGGCGTCATGGGGCCCACGTCGCAGATCCCTGGGCTGTGTCAGGAAGCCACTACCGGGGCACCGGAGGCCAGAACCAGCGGTCGACGGGTGGGAATCTTCGAGTCCGACTCTGACTATGTCAAACTTGCCAAAGCAGGTGGACAGAAAG GGTTACTGTGGCACGAAGACAACAAGGAAGAGGCGGGGCCAAATAAATCCTACAACGCGCCTGATTGGTTTTCTGCTGAATCTCAGCG TGGAAGTAAAGCAACGTCCCCCGACGGTTGTCAAGGATACAGCAAAAGGCAACCATTGTCTGCTCCTTTCGGGACTGATGATAGCTCAGgctgggagagggagagtgataGCTTTAAAGAGAAG AGACCCTCAGTTGCGGATGCTTCCAACCAAATGGAGAATATGTCTCTAAACCAAGGTGGCTATATGGAAGTCAACAAATACAAGAAAAC TCAAAGTGATTTTTCTATGGACAGGTCCCATGACAAGAAGACTGCTCCAGTCAGCATGTCGAAGCTGTTGAGCTTCGGATACATAGAGGACGAGAAGAAGTCCACCAATGACGATGACTCCTCTA GTGTGACTTCTGAACAGACAACCATAGCTCCTGAGGACAATGACCTAGAATAG
- the c22h7orf57 gene encoding uncharacterized protein C7orf57 homolog isoform X2 yields MSAAPNHRRTKPGGMKTGFPGQASSNGVMGPTSQIPGLCQEATTGAPEARTSGRRVGIFESDSDYVKLAKAGGQKGLLWHEDNKEEAGPNKSYNAPDWFSAESQRGSKATSPDGCQGYSKRQPLSAPFGTDDSSGWERESDSFKEKRPSVADASNQMENMSLNQGGYMEVNKYKKTSHDKKTAPVSMSKLLSFGYIEDEKKSTNDDDSSSVTSEQTTIAPEDNDLE; encoded by the exons ATGAGTGCTGCGCCCAACCACAGACGGACCAAACCTGGCG GCATGAAGACGGGCTTTCCAGGCCAGGCTTCGTCCAATGGCGTCATGGGGCCCACGTCGCAGATCCCTGGGCTGTGTCAGGAAGCCACTACCGGGGCACCGGAGGCCAGAACCAGCGGTCGACGGGTGGGAATCTTCGAGTCCGACTCTGACTATGTCAAACTTGCCAAAGCAGGTGGACAGAAAG GGTTACTGTGGCACGAAGACAACAAGGAAGAGGCGGGGCCAAATAAATCCTACAACGCGCCTGATTGGTTTTCTGCTGAATCTCAGCG TGGAAGTAAAGCAACGTCCCCCGACGGTTGTCAAGGATACAGCAAAAGGCAACCATTGTCTGCTCCTTTCGGGACTGATGATAGCTCAGgctgggagagggagagtgataGCTTTAAAGAGAAG AGACCCTCAGTTGCGGATGCTTCCAACCAAATGGAGAATATGTCTCTAAACCAAGGTGGCTATATGGAAGTCAACAAATACAAGAAAAC GTCCCATGACAAGAAGACTGCTCCAGTCAGCATGTCGAAGCTGTTGAGCTTCGGATACATAGAGGACGAGAAGAAGTCCACCAATGACGATGACTCCTCTA GTGTGACTTCTGAACAGACAACCATAGCTCCTGAGGACAATGACCTAGAATAG